Proteins from one Acropora muricata isolate sample 2 chromosome 9, ASM3666990v1, whole genome shotgun sequence genomic window:
- the LOC136929867 gene encoding uncharacterized protein has protein sequence MAGCDLQLISNAFQLVDPSDKERFFTRLRKLDVNNENELTSFLNDYKYRKVIVSGFNRDLVIVGRNESTVFDDFTLQVWKKYYIDEDVVQIGILQGTLSFPVEGVFVGKTSGRVYVCQECDDYQEQCIVCIAYSVEHFLVRGPQKLLQYNKPQCLFENCYGCFDPLIKDRVLSSIGL, from the exons ATGGCCGGGTGCGATCTTCAGCTTATATCAAACGCCTTCCAACTCGTAGATCCCAGCGACAAGGAAAGGTTCTTTACTCGCCTGAGAAAGTTAGATGTCAACAATGAAAACGAGCTGACGTCGTTTCTGAATGACTACAAGTACCGAAAAGTCATCGTCTCGGGTTTTAATCGCGATCTTGTAATAGTTGGCCGAAACGAATCCACCGTATTCGACGATTTTACCCTTCAAGTATGGAAAAAATATTACATCGATGAGGATGTCGTGCAGATCGGTATTTTACAGGGAACCTTGTCCTTTCCGGTAGAG GGTGTGTTTGTAGGTAAGACATCAGGTCGTGTCTATGTGTGCCAAGAATGTGACGATTATCAAGAACAGTGCATTGTCTGTATTGCCTACAGCGTGGAACATTTTCTGGTCCGTGGTCCTCAGAAACTGCTGCAATACAACAAACCACAGTGCTTATTTGAGAACTGTTATGGATGTTTTGATCCTCTCATTAAAGACAGAGTGCTAAGCTCAATAGGCCTTTAG